In one window of Nicotiana tabacum cultivar K326 chromosome 12, ASM71507v2, whole genome shotgun sequence DNA:
- the LOC107832391 gene encoding auxin efflux carrier component 3, whose product MISWHDLYVVLTAVVPLYVAMILAYGSVRWWKIFSPDQCSGINLFVAIFAVPLLSFHFISMNNPYEMNFRFIAADTLQKIIMLVVLCLWANLTKNGSLEWSITIFSLSTLPNTLVMGIPLLIAMYGEYSGSLMVQVVVLQCIIWYTLLLFLFEYRGAKMLIMEQFPETAGEIVSLKVESDVVSLDGQDFLETDAEIGQDGKLHVTVRKSNVSRKSFAMTPRPSNLTGAEIYSLSSSRNPTPRGSNFNHTDFYAMMGFPGRLSNFGPADTTPRPSNFEENCAQGALSQSSPRFGFYPAQSNLPASYPAPNPEIASVVPKNTKIQQQVHLQQQQQNSRASHDAKELHMFVWSSSASPVSEAAGLHVFGGTDFGANEQSCRSDGAKEIRMLVSDHPQNGDNKAISQVSDFGGEEFSFGGVIVDGKDRDEKKEEKEGLTGLHAKAAGVQDSGAGKQMPPASVMTRLILIMVWRKLIRNPNTYSSLIGLIWSLISYRWHVHMPKIMEKSISILSDAGLGMAMFSLGLFMALQPKIIACGNTVAAFAMAVRFLTGPAVMAAASIIVGLRGTLLHVAIVQAALPQGIVPFVFAKEYNVHPAILSTAVIFGMLIALPITLVYYIILGL is encoded by the exons ATGATATCTTGGCACGATCTTTATGTTGTCTTAACAGCAGTTGTCCCTCTATATGTAGCGATGATCTTGGCCTATGGCTCAGTCCGATGGTGGAAAATCTTCTCCCCTGATCAATGCTCCGGCATCAACCTTTTCGTCGCCATTTTCGCCGTCCCCTTATTGTCTTTCCACTTCATTTCAATGAACAATCCTTATGAAATGAACTTCCGTTTCATTGCTGCTGACACACTACAAAAAATCATCATGTTAGTTGTGTTATGTTTATGGGCTAACTTGACCAAAAATGGTAGTCTTGAATGGAGCATAACAATTTTCTCTCTTTCAACACTTCCTAATACACTTGTAATGGGAATTCCTTTGTTAATTGCAATGTATGGTGAGTACTCAGGTAGTTTAATGGTACAAGTTGTGGTGTTACAATGTATCATTTGGTACACCCTTTTGCTATTCTTGTTCGAATATCGCGGCGCAAAGATGTTGATCATGGAACAATTCCCTGAAACAGCAGGGGAAATTGTTTCATTAAAAGTTGAATCTGATGTTGTTTCCTTAGATGGCCAAGATTTTCTTGAAACAGACGCTGAAATTGGCCAAGATGGTAAACTTCATGTCACTGTACGAAAATCGAATGTGTCAAGAAAGTCATTTGCTATGACACCTAGGCCATCAAATCTTACCGGAGCTGAAATTTATAGCTTAAGTTCATCAAGAAATCCAACTCCAAGAGGGTCTAATTTCAATCACACCGATTTTTACGCGATGATGGGTTTTCCAGGAAGGTTATCAAATTTTGGTCCCGCGGATACAACTCCTAGACCATCTAATTTCGAAGAAAACTGTGCTCAGGGAGCTCTGAGTCAGAGCTCCCCGAGATTCGGGTTTTACCCTGCACAGTCTAATTTGCCAGCTTCTTATCCGGCTCCAAATCCGGAAATTGCTTCTGTAGTCCCCAAGAACACGAAAATTCAGCAACAAGTACATTtacagcagcagcagcagaatTCTAGGGCTAGCCATGATGCTAAGGAACTCCATATGTTTGTATGGAGCTCCAGTGCTTCACCAGTGTCCGAGGCCGCAGGCCTCCACGTGTTTGGTGGCACTGATTTTGGTGCTAACGAACAATCTTGTCGGTCTGATGGTGCCAAAGAAATCAGAATGTTGGTTTCTGATCACCCCCAAAATGGTGATAACAAAG CCATTTCCCAAGTTAGTGACTTTGGTGGTGAAGAATTCAGCTTTGGAGGTGTTATTGTTGATGGGAAGGATAGAGatgaaaaaaaggaagagaaagagGGTCTCACCGGATTACACGCCAAAGCCGCCGGAGTTCAAGATTCCGGTGCCGGAAAACAGATGCCTCCGGCCAGTGTTATGACACGTTTGATTTTAATCATGGTTTGGCGCAAGCTTATCCGAAACCCGAACACGTATTCCAGCCTCATTGGTCTAATTTGGTCCCTAATATCGTACCG GTGGCATGTGCATATGCCCAAAATCATGGAAAAGTCAATCTCTATTCTCTCTGACGCTGGTCTTGGAATGGCTATGTTTAGCTTAG GTTTGTTCATGGCACTTCAACCTAAGATAATTGCATGTGGGAACACAGTGGCTGCTTTCGCAATGGCTGTAAGATTTCTCACTGGGCCAGCAGTTATGGCTGCTGCTTCAATTATCGTTGGCCTTCGTGGTACGCTCCTCCATGTCGCCATTGTACAG GCTGCATTGCCGCAAGGGATTGTTCCGTTTGTGTTTGCTAAGGAGTACAATGTTCATCCGGCTATTCTTAGCACTGC AGTTATTTTTGGAATGTTGATAGCATTACCAATCACATTGGTCTACTACATTATCCTTGGATTATAA